Proteins from one Candidatus Desulfovibrio trichonymphae genomic window:
- the rpmI gene encoding 50S ribosomal protein L35, with amino-acid sequence MPKIKTRRAAAKRFQLTGSGKFKRRRQNLRHILTKKAAGRKMRLSQATLVDIANEKAVRRMLPNG; translated from the coding sequence ATGCCGAAAATTAAAACAAGGCGCGCCGCGGCCAAGCGTTTTCAACTGACCGGCAGCGGTAAATTCAAGCGCCGCCGTCAGAATCTGCGTCATATACTGACAAAAAAGGCCGCGGGCCGCAAAATGCGCCTTAGTCAGGCCACACTGGTGGACATCGCCAATGAAAAGGCCGTGCGGCGCATGCTGCCGAACGGCTGA
- the infC gene encoding translation initiation factor IF-3, producing MASPNLRQRRDLPQDSVRRNELIRAREVRVIGLDGEQLGILQRGDAITLAKEAGMDLVEVASTTEPPVCRIMDYGKFKYEQQKKKQEARKKQAVVQIKEIKVRPKTDDHDYDTKLRHIRRFLENGDRCKISVFFRGREIVHKDRGLIILERVVRDLADVAKVDQEPHAEGRMLQMLLVPKK from the coding sequence CCTGCCGCAGGACAGCGTGCGCCGCAATGAACTGATACGAGCGCGCGAAGTGCGCGTGATCGGCCTTGATGGAGAACAACTTGGGATTTTGCAGCGCGGCGACGCCATCACCTTGGCAAAAGAGGCGGGCATGGATCTCGTCGAGGTGGCCTCAACAACGGAGCCGCCTGTCTGTCGTATTATGGACTACGGCAAGTTCAAATACGAACAGCAGAAAAAGAAGCAGGAAGCCAGAAAAAAACAGGCCGTGGTGCAGATCAAGGAAATCAAGGTGCGCCCGAAGACGGACGACCACGATTATGACACCAAGTTGCGCCATATACGCCGTTTTCTTGAAAACGGCGACCGATGCAAGATATCGGTATTTTTTCGCGGACGCGAAATTGTGCACAAGGATCGCGGCCTGATTATTCTTGAACGCGTCGTGCGGGATCTCGCGGACGTGGCAAAGGTGGATCAGGAGCCGCACGCGGAAGGCCGTATGCTGCAAATGCTTCTGGTGCCCAAAAAATAG
- the rplT gene encoding 50S ribosomal protein L20, whose amino-acid sequence MRVKRGLAGHRRHKKYLSAAKGFRGGRSRLYRTAREAVERSLQYAFVGRKRRKRDFRALWILRINAGSRLSGLSYSRFMHGLKLAGIALNRKILADMAVYHKDDFASVAELAKAALR is encoded by the coding sequence ATGCGTGTAAAGAGAGGTCTTGCCGGACACCGGCGGCATAAGAAATATCTGAGCGCTGCCAAGGGATTTCGCGGAGGGCGCAGTCGTTTGTACCGCACTGCCCGCGAGGCTGTGGAACGTTCGCTGCAGTACGCCTTCGTGGGTCGCAAGCGCCGTAAGCGCGATTTTCGTGCGCTCTGGATTCTGCGCATCAACGCCGGCTCGCGTTTGAGCGGTCTTTCCTACAGCCGCTTCATGCACGGTCTGAAACTGGCGGGCATTGCCCTGAACCGCAAAATTCTGGCGGATATGGCTGTGTACCACAAAGATGATTTCGCGAGTGTGGCCGAACTCGCAAAAGCCGCATTGCGATAA